The genomic interval catgaaaaaaaaaatatcataacCAGCATGATAGGgtcaaaaaaaatttattaaaaatatatgcatgtttgaataattcacaataagaccagcaaacatgaaaaaatataattttgatttaatgccATTTTCATGCTGTAATAtggtttatttacattttttatccaaagtgacttggAGTAATAACACCCTTCATACTAGCTTGATTTATTAATCTGCATACTATATTGTCttatgcatgtttttgtttttatttgttgtgtAACACTGTTACTCCTTTAATACTATATATtctaacatttataaaagcaatcATATGACTTTATAAAGCAATCAAACAGACACTTATACCAAAACATCAACCAGAAAGGACACTGACCGTTTGCAGCCTTTGCTGACCCAGCATGCACCTGGAGAGCCTGACCTCTGTACCCCAGTGTGGCCGAAATGTTGACAATGGAGCCGCCATGATcctgagagagaaaaataaagcCACAAACTATGAGACACTGACTATAAaccactgatcacatgtgaggGAAAAAATCCAAGATGTAAGATATTTTGGAAATAAAAATCCTTGGTACTGCAAAGGTCAGTGATATGTACATATTTACCTTAAACCATTTGTCATAGACCACTTTACTAGTGTTGAAAGTTCCCATGGTGTCGATCTCCATTACCGTCTTGAAAGCATTAAATGACAACGATGTAGCAGGGCACAAGAAATTACCTGCAGCatctgagaaagaaaaaatacaaaccacaaaacatacataaataatatacactatattgccaaaagttttgggacgcctgcctttacgtgcacatgaactttaatgacatcccattcttaatccgtagggtttaatatggagtcggcccaccctttgcagctttaacagcctcaactcttctgggaaggctttccacaaagtttaggagtgtgtttatgggaatttttgaccattcttctagaagggcatttgtgaggtcaggcagtgatgttggcgagaaggctccgctctaattcatcccaaaggtgttctatcgggttgaggtcaggactctgtgcaggccagtcaagttcctccacaccaaactcgctcatccatgtctttatggaccttgctttgtgcactggtgcgcagtcatgttggaacaggaaggggccatccccaaactgttcccacaaagttgggagcatgaagttgtccaaaatgtcttggtatgctgaagcattaagagttcctttcactggaactaagggtccaagcccaacccctgaaaaataaccccacaccataatcccccctccaccaaactttacacttggcaagtaccgttctcctggcaaccgccaaacccagactcgtccatcagattgccagacagagaagcgtgattggtcactccagagagcacgtctccactgctctagagtccagtggcggcgtgttttacaccactgcatccgacgctttgcattgcacttggtgatgtaaggcttggatgcagctgctcgtcCATGGAGACCCATTCCacgaagctctctacgcactgttcttgagctaatctgacggccacatgaagtttggaggtctgtagctattgactctgcagaaagttggcgacttctgtgcactgtgcgcctcagcatgcgctgaccccgctctgtgattttacgtggcctaccacttcgtggctgagttgctgttgttcccaactgcttccactttgttatgatcccactaacagttgaccgtggaatatttagtagtgaggaaatttcactaatggacttattgcacaggtggcaacctatcacggtaccacgcttgaattcactgagctcctgagagcgacccattctttcacaaatgtttgtagaagcagtctgcatgcctaggtgcttgattttatacacctgtggccatggaagtgattggaacagctgaattcaatgatttggaggggtgtcccaatacttttggcaatatagtgtatgtatacatgtatatgtatgtatgtatttatatataattatccTGCATTCACATTTACTAGTACTGCATTTAAGGATACAATAATGGATAAATGTAATTTTCCTGGAAAAGGAGAGCTGATGTAAGAGTACTAGTAGACGGCCTAACTATGTACAAAAGTACATGCGCTCGTTTATTATGTAATCACATTAGAGACTGATAAAGTGAAACTTGGTCAGAGGTTGTTAGCTGGTTGATATCTATCTCAAGATCTCTTTGGTAATACACTATGTTTGGGGcattatatgattttttttttattgttaaggCACTGTGTTTGACTTCTGCCAACTTCTAACTTAAGCCTTACTGTTAATAAGTATGTCAACACGTCCAAATGTCTTCAGTGTTTCATCCATGGCAGCAGAAATCGTCTCTGGTTGACGCACATCCATTGCTATTGGCAAACATCGCCTGCCTGTAGTGCTGGTTAACTTCTTCGCTGcctaaaatacacacacacacacacacacacacacacacacacacacacacacacacacacacaatgaattACTCTTTATCAAAGAAAGCGTAATTATTGGAGATTTGTTGAGACAGTACCTCAGAGAGTTTCTCCAGATTTCTGCTGGCAATGACTGTGTCACAACCATGCCTGGACGAATTGTTAtaggaagaaaagaaaaaaaatagcttcAAATGACTTTTGCAAGAACATCAGAAAACATATTCAGATTAATCTGAAGATGCAGGTTTGAGAAGACTGTGTTACAGAAGGTCACAAAGGTTAAAGATCAATATATAATTGTCATTATAAAAGGTAAGTCATGAGTAAAAGTGTCAGATTAAAAGGTTCAGTCATAGACAAAGTGTTGACATTGATCACCGTTGGATCACTGACAACTCACCGCATCAGAACTTCTGCTATTCTAAATCCAATACCTGAACCTCCACCAGTTATAAAGGCCACCTGAtcactgcaaacacacacaataagtattattataaaaagttattatatatatatatat from Ctenopharyngodon idella isolate HZGC_01 chromosome 23, HZGC01, whole genome shotgun sequence carries:
- the decr2 gene encoding peroxisomal 2,4-dienoyl-CoA reductase [(3E)-enoyl-CoA-producing] isoform X2 is translated as MAEKPQLVNNSPEDIETDECMSTYTHIYSPNLLIDQVAFITGGGSGIGFRIAEVLMRHGCDTVIASRNLEKLSEAAKKLTSTTGRRCLPIAMDVRQPETISAAMDETLKTFGRVDILINNAAGNFLCPATSLSFNAFKTVMEIDTMGTFNTSKVVYDKWFKDHGGSIVNISATLGYRGQALQVHAGSAKAANDAMTRHLAVEWGPSGVRVNTVAPGPISGTEGYRRLGGSHAETAGVFRSIPLQRAGNKTEIAHAVLFLASRAASYVTGTILVADGGAWLTSANDVERLLGIISSRSAKL
- the decr2 gene encoding peroxisomal 2,4-dienoyl-CoA reductase [(3E)-enoyl-CoA-producing] isoform X1, which encodes MAEKPQLVNNSPEDIETDECMSTYTHIYSPNLLIDQVAFITGGGSGIGFRIAEVLMRHGCDTVIASRNLEKLSEAAKKLTSTTGRRCLPIAMDVRQPETISAAMDETLKTFGRVDILINNAAGNFLCPATSLSFNAFKTVMEIDTMGTFNTSKVVYDKWFKDHGGSIVNISATLGYRGQALQVHAGSAKAANDAMTRHLAVEWGPSGVRVNTVAPGPISGTEGYRRLGGSHAETAGVFRSIPLQRAGNKTEIAHAVLFLASRAASYVTGTILVADGGAWLTSANDVERLLGFWSAEKRKDK